The segment TCGCGTATGTCCGGACCGGGACGCCGGAGTATATTCGGATGATCGAGGTGGGCTCGCTGCGGACCTTCGGCGGGCACAGCACGATGATCTCCTCCTTCTTCGCCGCGTTCGCCTCGTCCTTGATGTACATTCTCTGGTGGCAGTTCGGGAAGTTCTTCTGTACCTCGTACTTCTACCTCA is part of the Nitrospira sp. genome and harbors:
- a CDS encoding methane monooxygenase/ammonia monooxygenase subunit A; its protein translation is AYVRTGTPEYIRMIEVGSLRTFGGHSTMISSFFAAFASSLMYILWWQFGKFFCTSYFYLTDDRQRTTKVYDVFAYTTLAHGDKAKIGGKA